The following is a genomic window from Crossiella equi.
AATGGTGAGGACCGCACACTGCAGGTGCAGTCCAGTGGCCCCAGGGACTATGCCGGGTAGTCGACGACCGCCCAGCGCTGCGGTGACGTCACGTCGGCACCACCGTGATCGTGACCAATGCCCCAATCAACAGGAACGGCCCCATCGGCACCAGTGAGCCCTGCGGTCTTCGGCGGGTCGCCCGAAGCAGCAGCCATACCAGGGCGGCTGCGAACCAGCCGAGGACGGTGGCCGTGACGAGTGCCGACCAGCTCTGCCAGCCGAGCGCCAGCCCGAGCAGACCGCCCAGTTTCACGTCGCCGGCACCGAGCCCGCCCCCGGACACCAGTGCAAGTACGAGGTAGAGCGAAGCGATGACCGCCATGCCGACCAGCGCACGCAGGAAGTCCGGTCCTCTGGAATGCAGGATCGCCGAGGCTGCCAGCAGTGCGCCGACGAAGGCGACGCCCGTGTAGACGAGCACGCTGGGTAGCCGTTGCTCGAGGACGTCGATCACGCCGAGTGCGACGCCGAGCGCAGCGAGAACACTGTAAGGCAGCAAATCGAACTGGTGTCCGAAGCGCCAGGCAAGAGCGCCGAAGGCGAGGGCGGTCAGCGGCGCAACCGTGAGGTGCACGGCGCGGGACGCAGGTAGAACCGCCGTGAGCAGGCGTCGAACGCAGGGCGCCAGGGCGGCACCAACGAGGATTCCCACACCAGCCCACAGGGTGATGAACGCGGCGGCCATCAGCTAACACCACAGATAGTTACGTTCGGTAGCCGATTTGCCACCATCCACCCCCGGAAAGCCGCTGGTCGAACCCCCAGTGTTACCCCAAGCAAACTCGGACGGTGACATCTATGGCCCGAAAGAGTGAAGATTCACTAGAAAACCCATTCCGACTTCAAAGTCAGTCACATACACACTTTGCAGTCGGTGGGGGTGGGTGGTGTAGACGTGGTGTGTATCACGAAAAAGATAGACGATCTTCACTGACGTCTGGGGGGTGGGGTGTGGTAGCTCGCAAGGTCTTGATCGTTGGTGGGCGCCGAGCCGGGGCGGTGCTCGGGCTGGGAGCCACGTTGGTGATCCTCGCCGCGTGTAGTTCCGGCACGACCACCCCATCGTCCGGCACGACCCAGCCGACCGGGCAAGCACCGGCGACTTCGGCTCCGCCCACCACGGCATTGTCCGTTGTGGACAAAGCCAAGCAGGACGCACTCGCGTCGTATCGAGGGATGTGGCAGGACTTCGTCTCCGCGGGGACCACATCGGACTGGCAGTCGCCGAAGCTGGGACGGTACGCGACCGGGATCGCGCTGACGAACATGTCACGGGCCTTGTACGCCGATCACTACAACGGCCTGGTGACCAAGGGCGAACCCACTTACGAGCCTTCGGTGTCCTCTGTCGAACCTCCTGACAACCCGAACAAGATCGTGATCAAGGACTGCTCCGATGATTCACGGTGGTTGAAGTACAAGGCCGACACCGGGCAGCTCGCCAATGACACTCCGGGCGGTCGGCACCTCATCAACGCCATCGTCCAGAAGCAGGCGGA
Proteins encoded in this region:
- a CDS encoding prepilin peptidase, which encodes MAAAFITLWAGVGILVGAALAPCVRRLLTAVLPASRAVHLTVAPLTALAFGALAWRFGHQFDLLPYSVLAALGVALGVIDVLEQRLPSVLVYTGVAFVGALLAASAILHSRGPDFLRALVGMAVIASLYLVLALVSGGGLGAGDVKLGGLLGLALGWQSWSALVTATVLGWFAAALVWLLLRATRRRPQGSLVPMGPFLLIGALVTITVVPT